AATTAGTAAACCAAACAAAGAGAGAACTCTAACTAACCCGGAATGGCTTCAAGTTTGAGCTCACAAAGTCACAAATCTGTTGGGTCCACAAATCTAATATGCAAAGCTCAGACCGCTCACCTTACCTCTGCATTACAAAACACCATCAACCCCATAAGAAACtaacataaacacaaaactaaaaaaacaaaactcaaaTTCCATGAATATgaattaaccaaagaaaacgTGCCATAAAACCAAGAGCTTTACCTCGGAGAATGGAGATGGAGAAAGAGAAACCTTAACCAGGTTTGAATATGAACAAGGAGGAGCAAAAGGgcacgtcttttttttttttttttttttaaaaaccaaGTACGCACAGCTCAAGAGcagaaaccaaaacaaaaacgagTCGCTTTTGGCTGGTCTAATTGAGAGTTCCTCAGAGTTTGAACAGTACCCTTTTAATGGAGTTTTCCAAGGAGTTTTCTGCAAACCAAATTCTGAGGTAAAAGACACAAGCAAAAGTTGCCaggaaatgaaataaaaattgaaaattgagggAACCCAACTATTTGCATTTACATAACCCTTTATTTTCTGTATTATAAAGTTTTCAGATTTCTCTTGGAATTTACCACTTTGCAACTAAGAAAAGTTGGAAAATTTGAGCaaacaattgaaaaatgaaaagtgggTGTTATTTTGCTGGTCTCAAAAACTGGGATGAATGACTTGAACAATGAGCCCTGATGCTACGTCCAACTAACTGTCTCTCCATTTCTTTTGACTCTTCTGAACCTACAGCTACAGGTATTCCCGAATTCAATACAGGAATTTATAAACCGGGGACCCTTACAGTGGCGCGTGTATTGCACTCGCGAGCTGTCAGCTACTACTTGGGAAACTGTCATACGACATACGGCAAGTGGAGATTTGCTGCGTGTCAGTGCTCTATTTAAACTTTAGGTTTAAGTAGTAATTTGGGAAAGTTGATACTGTTTTTTATTGGACCATTACAACAAATTCACTCGTTGGATCATCAGATCACCTATTATTTACTgttttttatatattatttcaCCATCTGGGTCACGagtacagtgtatttcgtgtccTGAGTCACCATGTACAGTGTTCTAGGTCACTatggtgacctgcacagtgtatttcttGCCCTGAATCATGGGCACAATGTATTTAGTGACCcatagaatgaaaatatacactaaaaattAGTGAATAGTATGTGACCCgatgacccaacgggtgaacttgctcttagggaGGAAATGTGATAGACAATTGCTATATAGGAATTATATTTGTCGATTAGAGATGATATGTCATGGTTAGATTCACTAGATTTTGCCTACATTTGAAGGGATGGGAATTGCGAAAAATGGTAGATGGGTTTGGGGGGTAGGAAAACGGAGGCAGAGATGGGATTAGGTGAGGCATGAATGGGTGTGAAGTTAGTGAAAAGTACTAAACTATTTTTtccaagaaaaagagaaaatatggATGGTAggttttagtttattttttgaAATGACAACTAGGGTTTTTAATAGAACAATATCTCTATTCTATAAAGTGtcatctaaaaaaaaatcaaggaaaGCAAGTACCGAAACACTAGGTACCGCACACGTGTTAATATTTGAATGAAAGAATGGAATTATCATAAATATAGCAAATTGACTAGTTTTAGAAAACGCATAATACTAAATTATTGacttaaaataaaatttacagtAATAAATTGACACTGTACCTTAGTCCTTAGATAGCAAATTAGttatatagaattttttttgtttgtcagAAGGGATGGAGAGtatccaagaggaaaagaaagggaTGGGGGCTCAACCAGATTCATTCTATAAATtaacaaataatgaaataaaagtgttatatatatatattttaaaaggGTTTAGAACTCAGCCTAATTGAGAGGTTCAGCCCCACgctcattattatttttattattaatataagAGGGATGATTGTACAAAAGTGTTATATTCAACCCCATGAATCCGTCATTGGAGCATGAACCATTTCGTTTCGCTTCGATCTTAGTTGGTGGAGTAGTTACTGAGCACTCAATAATTTTGGAGATAGGGGCACTTATGAGTTATGGTTATCATTATATTTTCTGGGACTGGGAGATGCTTATGATTTCCATATCCAAAATTGATCGAGCAGTGACCACACAGAACCGTCCAATTGATAAAATTACCTTTTCAGGGACaaaaagtttccatctttacAACCATAATTTCATCAAGGAGACTAACATTGACCTGCCAATGATGTACATGCATGTGACTACTCGGCCTCTATATATAGTACAAAGGGAAAGCGTCGCATTATTCATATAATACAACTCTATGTTCATCCAAGAATTAAAAGGATTCATGAAGCTTTCCCCACCTCATATACAATGTTTGTTTTAACTTATCAATAATACAACCCTTGGTATCCGAGATGAGAAAAATGTAATCATAGGCCCTTAATAGAACAAATTGTTGAAATTAAGTTTTGTTGGGACTTGGGGGCAGATTTGGAAAATGAACATTAGgctctatcttttttttttatagaataaaaaaaaaaagatagagcctatgtttattttatctttatttTGAGATCGATTATGAATCTTGATTTGATGAGAGTGAAACAACTATAGATGGAAAATTTATTCGCATTTTCTCAAAGTCTTAACACAAAAAATTGAAGGCTAAACAATGTCAAACAGATTTGCACTACCCCTTTACGCAATCAAACACCTATGGTGTATCTCAACTTTTAGTTGCCTAAAATTTGGTTAATCTTAAACTATATTAATAGTTTGGTAATGCttttttcgtttttatttttttaaaaggtGTTGGTGTCATGTCTCCTCCTATatgttctcttttttatttaataatttttctttattcCATTAGAAAATGTAAATCATACtatcattctaaaaaaaaaaaaaatgtagtcaTACTATTGAAAAGGGGGTTAATCAAAATGATGAAAATATAGTTAAATTAAGCTACGTTAAAAAACATATTGCCTATCCGATTCGACAATTGATTATGGTATGCATTGAGATTTGAAGTTACGTCACCTAATGAGTAAACAAATACCTATTACAAATTGTAAGCTACTCAAGTTTCACTTCATTagaatcatcatcattattTTTTGTCCAATATATCTATGTACTAAACAAACTGGCATAAAATACGGGGATGCGATCATTCTAACAATAAATCTCTATCAGAATAATTATAGTTTGAAGTCAAACATGCATGAGAAAGTGAAAACGAATGAATGATTTCTCGGGAAGTCCTCATGTTGTACCAAACTATACTTGCAGAAGAagtaaaaaaatggaaaaatctAATGGATCTAGATTTGTTGAGCTGGACACTGTAATAAACCAGGTGACTTACTGCTGAAGAGAGAAACCTAGACCTATTGGTTGTAACAAACTTTGGAGGGTATGACTTGTTTAACTTAACTTTCATGTATAAATGCCAAGAGAAAAGAATATATTGGGTACAtacatttatttttaatttttaataattgGTTACCAATATTGGGAAGTACATTAGTTGTATAAACAGACCTTTTTTGAGTAGTAGTAGTACTACTGTAGTAGGGCTTTGGAAAATTGAATACAACCAACTGCCAAGTAGCATAGTTTGTAGGGTTTTTGGGAGATCCCAAACTTTGTCATGTAGCAATATAAACAGAGACCTTTTTTGAGGGTTTGGACTTTGGAAAGTTAGTTGGGGAGGGACACATGGGGGATGGACTGATGTGGTTCTCCTCTTCCCCTATTCCACTTGTATAGATAGAAAACTAAAATTCGTTCAAAGACTGGTAGTTGTGAAATGCACTGCACGTGCCAGTAGACTAGTTGTGGAGTTTTGGTGCCAAATCTTGTGGCTTTGttccttgattatttctctatttttaCATTACTGTTTTTCATTTCCAATAGTGACCTCAAAGGTGATTACAAATTTCTTTGCTGGAATATCTATGTCAGATAGTTGACATTTAGCGGTATTCAGTTCTACATGATGCTGCATTATGCCAACACTGTATGTTAAATctagggattttgtccatttaccctatttttagggatttttttcccacttaccgtattaagtttttttaattctcttttacCCAATACattctaagggagtcttccctaataccccattaagatttttttttttttaaaattttttttaatacaattttacccctcacccctttgttacttagagagagagagagagagagagagagagagaatggaagagagagaaactattggagacttcgccggagcccgtcaccggcctccagaatccggtcaccggtagccggattccggccaactttcaccagaatccggccaactttcgccggaatccggtcaccggctgccgcccaccgAAATTTGCTGAAAATGAATAGATTTTtttgccccaatagacgtctattgccccctaatagacgactatcagccatgtattgccccccccaatagacgactatcagtcatgtattgccccccaatagacgtttattgccccctaatagacgttttgattaccgaaatgagaactaatctccctaaatttagacaaataaattttgattaaagaaaaaaatgagaagattacgtcaatttaaaacgtctattgcccccaatagacgtttcagTTAccaaaatgagaactaatcttcctaaaattagacaaataaaactttgattaaagaaaaaaagaagggattgcatcaatttaaaaacgtttattgccctccaatagacatctattgccccccaatagacatctattataGGAAAATCCCATCTTAATGCAGTAGCCATGAACACTCTCTCCTCTAAGGTAACTTCCCAACTCACCAATGGCTGATAAAAGATACAGAACAGTGATTACACTAGTTTCAAAACCACCAATGCACATTTCCTTAAACAAGTCCACAATCACACGAGGCTGCGAAACATGAAGGTAATCACCCATCAAAGTATTCCATGAAATCAAATCATTTCTCTGAGGAAATTCATCGAACAAGTGGTGAGCATCCTCAATTTTCCCACAAACACAGTAACAATGCAGAAGGGTATTCTTTACAGTGATAAATCTGCCATGCCCAGACCTCATAACAACCCCATGAATCCCCTGGCCTTCCTCCTCGACCTCGGCGGAACTCCGGTCGTCGCAATGGTTGCAGACCCGCACTCAGCACCGGAGTCGACTTCAAGCCGCCACACCGGAGCTGCACGACTCTGAGTTGGATGAAGTCGCCGCTGGCTGCACGATCCGTGGCGCCGCCTCATGATGATCGCCGACTTCTGGGCTGCAAACGAATTACCATCGACTGCCGGCGCCGACGACGTGCAGGCCATGGCCGTTGGAGGCGTGGTCCTGGACAAGCTGgcatggagagagagaaagaagagagagaattcacatcggaggagagagagagagggagggagggaggagagagagtgcGTGTTGCAGATCGGAGAGAGAGAAGTGTGGCATACAATGTAAATTATTAATTAGTCTTAGGGCAAAATCgacattttattttaaatggggttagtgggaattaAAATCTATTGCTGAGGTAAGTAGGATAAgttttgctcattttggggctttgggtcaaggacccttaaaTCTATTCATTTTCTTTGTCACATGGATAGATTTTTTTTGAATTAGTATATACTATATAGCCAATTACCTTTTTCTCAAccaattaaaagaaacaaaactcaactaattaaaaaaatatacaaTTATTTGATCAAGAGTCagaagggttttttttttcctttgtaagTAAGAGGTTATATGAGTTTGACTCGATAATAACTAATGTATTactatataataaataaattaaaaagtaaaaatttctCCTCTATTCATAAGAGATCAACGAGCGACTCAGATCTTAAGCATTTAAATAATTAGGCTGTATTGAGCTTATAGTTTCACTAGAATTTTCTTAACTTATGTTAGATATTACATCTCATGATGGAAACTTACAATGTgaaataattgaagattttgtgtACTAAAAGTCAAAAATATTAGAAGAGATCAAACCCATACCCAAACATAATGCTAACCCTACAATAAAAAATCAAGTGAAGATTTTGTCTACTACAAGTCAAATCATTAGAGGAAGTTTTGCTAGCTCAATTTGTCTATATCCCTCACTACTTGAACTAATCTTAAAAGCAACAATGGTGTTGAGCGACATGCTCTAGTACGAATTGGGTACACAATTAATAACATATGAGCTCCGGGTCAAGGTAGCTTATGTACCTAACCCGTCATATTATTCATGCATGTGTATTACATATCAATTCTAACAATTCTAAATGCATAACAGCATAAGACCATTTTTCTTCTTGTGTTGAAAAACATGGCACCGGCCATATTCATTATCCATCTCCAATTTTCCATACTCCACAGCGTCGCCGTACCGGCCTTCATTGAAATGGTTAGCTATCGCCACCGCCTCCTATGTTGACAATTTCCATCTTTCCTGGTAATACACAGTAAAACGAACGAATTCTTCTTCAGTATACTTATttgaatcaaagaaaaagtatgTGAAATAATTCCAAGTATCGTAAGAAAAATTGTGGATTATTCTATAACAGGGGATTAATAAATATTTTGGGGAATTCTGCTCTTCATTAACCTATGTTACTTGACTACTTgtcgtttttttttattttttatatatttgagACAATTAGTGGACCCACTTTGTCTCTGTGTTTGCTACTTTGTTAACAATTCAGTCAATTCGTATCTCCCCCTCCCTTTAAGAGTTTAACAAATATCTAACGCCTTTAAAGATAAATATGATTGAAAACTTTGAAAGGAGGTCAGCAATGTCTTCATTGGCCTCCTGAATCCGCCGGTGTAATAATACATATTCTTAAGCTCTCACAAAATCAAACCATATCTATCTCGTGTTTAGGATAACATTGCACTTCCTTAACCTATTCATTTAGATGGTGAAACTTTTCCCATATGATAATAAAGTCGATGATGTACAGAAGATTTTAGGGGCAGCATTCACCCCAAAATCTATAAACTTTATATATGTTAGCTCATTGCCAAGTCAGATCCAATAATATGTTAGGTGACATCGCTGAATTCAAATGtgctcaccatttttattttgtagtgATATCACCACTTAATTAAAACTTGTCACGTCAtgtagaattaatttaatacttatttgtttaataaagcatcatgattaactataattatattttataacacatgacagttttatATGGAGTGATGATATCACCACtaaagtattggtggtgagcaaatttgaatccaagaTCTCTATAGTTGGTTAACAATGACTAGACTTCTAAAAACCACCTAGGATGCTACCTTAGCCACTTGGCCACTATAGAAAAAATCATAACAACTCATGCAAAGTTTTCATTGCACCAATTATGAACATGTTCCCAATTCTTCCACCGCCATCTAGATTTCATCAACTAAACTAGAAGcactcaaaaaacaaaaacaaaaaaactgatGCTGACCAAAGACAGCTACCCATCACACAGATTACATATATTAATTATAGGAGTTATATATGAGATATCAATGAAATCGTCACAACTGCACTTTTATATAGATATCAATAATGAAATGGTCACAGCTCCAGCAGCTACTTATTACGATCTGGAGAGTTGTTCCCTCCATATTTATGTTTGGTTCGAGTTTGGTAATTAAATGTCTCATTGTTTTGTTGAATACTACCATATACCCCTAGTATAGTATTGTTATTCGAAGGAGTGCAAACCAGTTCCCTCGAGGACTTCTCTTTATATGGAAGAAATGAATAAACGGAGAAGACTAATTAAGGAGTAAATGTCAATAACAAGATTTCTTTGTGGAAAGCAAAAACCATCCTTTTTTATGCTCCAGAGCAAGAACATAATTTACTATCCACAAGCATATATTGGTTCTGTGTCTCTTTCGATGTATTTTATTAGTTCAAATATAGTCAAGGGTGAGACGAGCATCCAAGCTTAGCCGTCTTTtccgaaaaataaaaatggaaaaCGAAAACCAAAAATTTGTCCCTCGGACCTATGAATACCTGCAAACATGTTTTTGGATCGAGTTAAAAGATTAATCATATGATAGTAATCAGGCTAATCTTGACCTGGTCAAGTCTTGGCACGCAAAGTCCAAGTTTTTTGCTGCATTAAATCTCGGACCGAGACAGTTAACAGGAATGTTCACGTTACTAAGAATAATTAAACAGAACTGATCAGATGCATAAAGACAATATATATTAAGACCAACTGTATCTGTAGCTGCTGGGTGCGTTCAGAAATTCTTATTGTTATATAATACCAAGTGGAGAAGCATGAGAGTTTCTGCTCTCGGTGCTTAAGTTTGTTCAATTTTGTGTGCAGTTTCATCCTTTTATTGTCTAACTTTGTTTCTTTAGCTGCCTCTGTTTGGTTTTGCTAGTTTGTTTGGTTCTGGGTGTTGGCTTGCAGTTTTTGCCCTAGAACTTGTTTTGGTGGGAAGTATATGTCTTTAAATATATAGTTGATTTGTTTGTTGATCTGAAAGATTCTTTTTTTAGTACTACCCTGTAATCTCTGGTCTCTCTCCTTATGGTATATCATGTGGCTCAGAAACTTTAGGGCAAAGCAAGGAACAGAAGCTTTAAAACATTCCTCAATACAAGGAAGAAAAGaacaaggaagaaaagaaaagaacggATTCTCTCTGCTTCTTTACAACTTGAGTTTGTCATTTTACCCAAAACCCATATTTGGATTCTCTCACTTTGCCGTTCACGGGATTTTATCCACAAATATATTGGAACATTAACAGTAGACATTTTCCCTACAGCAATAGACGAACTCCCTACAATTGTAAGATAAAAGAACAATTTGATCCCAGTGGTCTATAGAAGATCAAAGCATTCTCTCCTCCATTTTAGTTTATGATGCCGACTTTCTGAAACCCCAAACACTAGCTAAAAGCAAATAATTTTGGCTCGGGCTTCAGGCCTGCAAGACGATTCTTCCTGATCAAATATTAGTTTTGTTACTCTATTGAGCGGACACCAGGAAACCATCAATTACGATAGGATCTTGTAACCCAGTACAAGTTTATGAAAATCACATCAAACCGATTGCTGTGATCGCATAGAGTTTATGGCTTTCTATGTCGAAAACAAGCAATTTAAATCCACAACTGTGGCAAATACACTTTTAAGGTGTCCGTTAGAGTTCTACAACTCCAATTCTCTACCTGAATATTTACGTATTACTCACTCACACGAGCTAAAAGAAATGTAATATATGTAATCAAATTTCCAAGCAATGTCAGCTATCTGTTGTCCTGGTAGTGTTCTCGCTCATTGTCTGCCGGACAAACTGTCCACGAACACGAGGTCGCTGTTCCGCCAGTCTTTTTCTGCTTTGATATCGAACCTGCAAAGCCAAATCAAGAAAGATATCTTCATTTCATTCtcatttcttccttttctttgttcATTTGATTAATGCCATTAAGAaagaaattcatgaaaataatgCCAGTGAGGAGGCGTTTACAAGATTGAACTTCTGTACAGTTCATATATATCTCGCACATACAGAAGAAAACCTAATAACTTAATCTAACAAACCTTTTTATGGAAGAACCAAAGAGGGAAAATAAATGAGTAGAAGTTAACAAACAATATAAAAAAGGATTGCAATATCCATATAATTCTTCAACCAATTAGACCAAGAAGTCTAGTACTAGGGTTCAAACAACTGTATCAGTTACCTTTTTCCGGAAGCATCTCTCATTTCTTTTCAGACGGAACTTGGTCAAGGCAGCCTCTCTCTGGGAAAATTTGTTTTCATCTACTCTATTTCCACTCTGGTTTCCACTACCATCACCACTTCCACTTTTTCCAGCAACTCCATTATCACTTTCCATGTTTGTACCTCCAATATTGCTTCCATTTTGCCCATTGCTCCCATGGTTACTGCCAGAAGCACTTCTGTTGACACTGTAATTTCCAGGATTACCTTCAACAGGCCCACTCCTAACATTTGATGATCCGCAATGTGGAGCAGCTGCAGCCAATTTCTTtaaagataaatcactatggTCAGGAAGCTGCTGTTTTTGCATTGTGTGGGCAACAGGGTGATGGACCTGATGGTGATCATAATCCTGATGGAGGTTTTGAGTTTGAAATTGTGGCTTCTGGGCACATCTTGATTGAGCCAGTACTGTTGTTGCCCCATTGTTAGCATTATCTATTAAAACTAGCTGAGTAGCATTCATAGGGTCCTTTTTCACAGGATGAAAAGCAGATGATGGATGCAAACGTTGAATTGTGGATGCAGCTGCTGTCTTGTTTATAACAAGAGGCTCACGAGGATTATTATTAGTTGTGGAGCCCATGTCAATGTTATTGCTGCCTCCATTTGAGCATTGATTGGGAGGATTGTCACTTGAGTGAGATGGGATATCATTAAACAGATCCTTGTTCGTACTTTCTCCATTATTATCATGTGGAGAATTGCTTCCAACATGCCCAGAAGGAGCCTTGTTAGCATTTGAGGCTGCATTATACCTGCAGAGGCAATAGCATACTAAGGCAAACCATACAGAGAGCTCAAGAGAATGTAGAAAACAATTACGTCTGCTTCATATCCACATCTATACCTTGAAAATGCTGAAGAGTCCGAACGCCTCAAGACATTGCGGTCATCTTGTACTGTTGTCTCAGTGCCTTTAACTCCTCTAAGTCTTTTCAAACTGAGCTCTAGGGATGGTAGTTCATCAGTATCGTTATTAGGTGTACTGCTAATGTCCAAGGCCTTATAATGTCTGTTAGAAGCTTCAAATTTTGTGCTCTCCAACTGGGGATCAGAGGGATTGGTGACATCACCTGTTATAGAAGCACCATCATACTTTTGCTTGCTGGAAGGACTTTCATCATATTTACCAGAACCTATGTTGAGCAGATTATTCTGCCTTGGGCCTGCTAGTTTGGTTGGAAACTCAATAGGATGCTCACGCTGTATCTCTCTCTTGCTATTCATGCCAATCTCCAAATCTTTACCCATTGCAAAGTTGTCTGAAAATATGGAAAACACAGCCTCGTCACCATCCAAATAAAACAAGGATAAAAGTGCAAACGCGCACGCGCACACACATCAATATAAGAAAATTCACATAAAAACTTTTGCACAGAACCACAGGTTTAAATAATTGGGAATACCATATTCTTCTTTCTGTTGCTGGCAGTCCCTTGCTGCAGCACCAGTAACCAATTGCTTACCAAATGTTTCAGCGTTGGAGTGAACTACTTGGGCACAAGTACTATCAGGATGCCATGAAAACACCTGTCGTGGACTGTCAACTTCTACAGCTTGTTTTGTCCAAGAACTCTGCAAAATGACATACAGCAATCAACAAATTGTGCGCGTCTGTGAGTCCAGGTTTTACATGAACTTCATTTCTTGTTTCTAACAGGAGATGATCATTTGATTGCTATTTGGTGTACTGCAAAAAAATGTGTAgaagttttatttttcctttttatttttaatttgtatTTATAGCAACCACTTCGTAACTAGGAGTGCAAGTAGTTTTTCAGCCTAGATTTGGATCAAGAAATGTGTAGAATTGATAATTTGACATTACCTCTGCACGACTATATAATGAAGTTTGGCAACAGCAAAggtgaaagaaagaaagggaaaaaataaTTAACTCAAGATGGTTGGTGGTATTCATTCATTCTAATGGGCTTACCACACAGTTTAAACTATAATGCTTTTAGTTCTGCTATTCTGCATCTGTGTGTGGCTGGGGTGCCTTCTACAAACTAATGTGAAGTTTCAGTAATAGGGAAGTAACATCCAAGACCTTGCTAGCATATATTACTATACCTGAGTACCACTTCCATTGTCACTTCCATCTCCAACATTCAAACCCATACTCCCATTATCTTCCTCATCATTGCTTCCACTGTTGTTGTCAGACTTGTCAACACTATTTGATCTTACTGACTTCTGAGTCTGTGTGCCACTTTCGCTTCCGGTTCCACTACCACTAGACTGAGAGAGAAATTAGATAATAGTCATACAATACAcccaaaaacacacacacacacacacactaactGCAATCTGAACAGCATATTGCATTGATTAGTTAGGAACTAAAGCTCCTCATTGACATTTGTGCTGCCTGACACCAATCTCAATAGAACAAACAATACTAACACACCATGTTAGGTGCAAATTTTCATATATCAAACTAGGGAcccaagaaaaaggaaaaaagaaaaaacttctCAGTATTTGACGCAAACTATTGCAAATAGAAAAAGTCTAACATCAGACGGAAAATTGTAATAACTCACACTATGGCATCTCCTCCAAACATGCTGCCAGAGGTTCTTAAGCTCATTCTTCCGAATGGGCTTCACCAAGAAGTCAACAGCACCCTTTGACAAACATTTAAAGACCAAACCCATAGAATCTTGAGATGACATCACTGCACACAGATTAGAAGGCATTATTAAACGATTCTACTTGCTAAGCTGTCAAAGCAGAGCATCACTAATCCATACAACTATTAATGGGATGAGGAGGTGAAAACACTTACTAATCACAGGAACATTCTTTCGGGACTTATGGCTCATAATCTTGGATAAAAGACTAATGCCTGATACACATGGCATAACTACCTCGGTTAAGATTAGATCAACATGATTGGTTAAATCTTCAAGAACCTTCCAGGCTTGTATTCCGTTTGCTGCTTCAATaactgaaaataagaagattcATCTTATACTTATCAAGGACCAGTcatggaattaaaaaaaatatataaaaaagaagCAAGGCTATAACAAGTCAAATGGGAGTGTAAGCTGTGAGAGTTACTTCTGGTTTTCAACACATCCTCTAAAAGTTGAGGTTTAGACGATTTCATTTGGTAATATGAGTACAGTCTTCATTTGTGTTATAAAACATGAGTTCATTGAAAAGAAAGCCTAGACTCAGTACACAAGCAGTCTACGGATAACATAATATCAAGCTTCCATTAAGGTTGCTATCCTCTTTTCACTTATCTCTCAGTATTTAATTTCTCGTTTTACATATCAGGCCAAAAAATTTAATAACAAGAATATAGAATTATGTTTCAATTATAAATGTGTTACATCTGTGCTTTTCGGCAAACAGTAATCTGATGATAGGATCTAGTTTAGTAATTAAGAGAAACAAAAATCGAATTATTGTAAACAATGAAAATAAACTTGACAAGTCACTCAACTTCTATACGCTGATAATGCATCCACTCACTCTTTAAGAAAGCAG
Above is a genomic segment from Rosa chinensis cultivar Old Blush chromosome 3, RchiOBHm-V2, whole genome shotgun sequence containing:
- the LOC112192619 gene encoding two-component response regulator-like APRR7 isoform X2, with protein sequence MNDEGKQLLELNRRSWDGNKGVKEEEQGLVKGDDLKSNGRAEDVKVGNGGVGQPQFVIQQPQGSTVCWERFLHLRSLKVLLVEYDDCTRHIVAALLRNCSYEVIEAANGIQAWKVLEDLTNHVDLILTEVVMPCVSGISLLSKIMSHKSRKNVPVIMMSSQDSMGLVFKCLSKGAVDFLVKPIRKNELKNLWQHVWRRCHSSSGSGTGSESGTQTQKSVRSNSVDKSDNNSGSNDEEDNGSMGLNVGDGSDNGSGTQSSWTKQAVEVDSPRQVFSWHPDSTCAQVVHSNAETFDNFAMGKDLEIGMNSKREIQREHPIEFPTKLAGPRQNNLLNIGSGKYDESPSSKQKYDGASITGDVTNPSDPQLESTKFEASNRHYKALDISSTPNNDTDELPSLELSLKRLRGVKGTETTVQDDRNVLRRSDSSAFSRYNAASNANKAPSGHVGSNSPHDNNGESTNKDLFNDIPSHSSDNPPNQCSNGGSNNIDMGSTTNNNPREPLVINKTAAASTIQRLHPSSAFHPVKKDPMNATQLVLIDNANNGATTVLAQSRCAQKPQFQTQNLHQDYDHHQVHHPVAHTMQKQQLPDHSDLSLKKLAAAAPHCGSSNVRSGPVEGNPGNYSVNRSASGSNHGSNGQNGSNIGGTNMESDNGVAGKSGSGDGSGNQSGNRVDENKFSQREAALTKFRLKRNERCFRKKVRYQSRKRLAEQRPRVRGQFVRQTMSENTTRTTDS
- the LOC112192619 gene encoding two-component response regulator-like APRR7 isoform X1: MNDEGKQLLELNRRSWDGNKGVKEEEQGLVKGDDLKSNGRAEDVKVGNGGVGQPQFVIQQPQGSTVCWERFLHLRSLKVLLVEYDDCTRHIVAALLRNCSYEVIEAANGIQAWKVLEDLTNHVDLILTEVVMPCVSGISLLSKIMSHKSRKNVPVIMMSSQDSMGLVFKCLSKGAVDFLVKPIRKNELKNLWQHVWRRCHSSSGSGTGSESGTQTQKSVRSNSVDKSDNNSGSNDEEDNGSMGLNVGDGSDNGSGTQSSWTKQAVEVDSPRQVFSWHPDSTCAQVVHSNAETFGKQLVTGAAARDCQQQKEEYDNFAMGKDLEIGMNSKREIQREHPIEFPTKLAGPRQNNLLNIGSGKYDESPSSKQKYDGASITGDVTNPSDPQLESTKFEASNRHYKALDISSTPNNDTDELPSLELSLKRLRGVKGTETTVQDDRNVLRRSDSSAFSRYNAASNANKAPSGHVGSNSPHDNNGESTNKDLFNDIPSHSSDNPPNQCSNGGSNNIDMGSTTNNNPREPLVINKTAAASTIQRLHPSSAFHPVKKDPMNATQLVLIDNANNGATTVLAQSRCAQKPQFQTQNLHQDYDHHQVHHPVAHTMQKQQLPDHSDLSLKKLAAAAPHCGSSNVRSGPVEGNPGNYSVNRSASGSNHGSNGQNGSNIGGTNMESDNGVAGKSGSGDGSGNQSGNRVDENKFSQREAALTKFRLKRNERCFRKKVRYQSRKRLAEQRPRVRGQFVRQTMSENTTRTTDS